A stretch of the Streptomyces sp. WMMB303 genome encodes the following:
- a CDS encoding FUSC family protein has translation MRQAVTDPLLNLVRRHREPVVAQTARSTIAAVMSYAVALQLSSEAAPLTAPLTALLVTQVTLYTTLRTGVRRVNAVVAGVLISSGFSALVGLTWWSLGVVILAALIVGRFVKAGEFVPETAISAMLVLGVTQSQVAAMAWDRILETLIGAVVGLAFNVLFVPPVWVQPAGDAVLDLSGRMNRLLVGLGEDVRGITPVSQAADRLHQARRLDHDIVEVDVELRRAEDSLRLNPRVREGLLSRVVLRTGLDALEICAVVLRTTARTVTDLAKKRLDEPLFSEETAEGMQELYVHMAGAVEAFALLITTPVSASAEEAEDRLVRELEASRASRDVIAFQLLDKVREHPRQWQLHGALLAEADRLLDELDVEKRSQRLWEELDRQSREQREKNPVLRRIRQFRSRERAREREQEEERELEWEEEH, from the coding sequence GTGCGTCAAGCAGTCACCGATCCCCTGCTCAATCTGGTGCGGCGGCACCGTGAGCCCGTCGTCGCCCAGACGGCCCGCTCCACCATCGCCGCCGTGATGAGTTACGCCGTCGCGCTGCAACTCAGTAGCGAGGCCGCGCCCCTGACCGCGCCGCTCACCGCACTGCTGGTCACCCAGGTGACGCTCTACACGACCCTGCGGACCGGCGTGCGCCGCGTCAACGCCGTGGTCGCCGGAGTGCTCATCTCCAGCGGTTTCAGCGCCCTGGTCGGCCTGACGTGGTGGAGCCTGGGCGTGGTGATCCTGGCCGCGCTGATCGTCGGCCGGTTCGTGAAGGCGGGCGAGTTCGTCCCGGAGACGGCGATCAGCGCCATGCTGGTACTGGGGGTGACTCAGAGTCAGGTCGCAGCCATGGCTTGGGACCGGATTCTGGAAACGCTGATCGGTGCGGTCGTCGGACTGGCCTTCAACGTGCTGTTCGTGCCCCCGGTGTGGGTACAGCCCGCCGGGGACGCCGTACTGGACCTCTCCGGCCGGATGAACCGGCTGCTGGTGGGCCTCGGAGAGGACGTACGCGGCATCACCCCGGTCAGTCAGGCGGCCGACCGGCTGCACCAGGCCCGCCGGCTCGACCACGACATCGTGGAGGTCGACGTCGAACTGCGGCGCGCCGAGGACAGCCTGCGCCTCAATCCGCGGGTACGGGAGGGCCTGCTCTCCCGCGTCGTGCTGCGCACCGGCCTGGACGCCCTGGAGATCTGCGCGGTCGTACTGCGGACCACGGCGCGGACGGTGACCGACCTGGCGAAGAAACGTCTGGACGAGCCGCTGTTCAGCGAGGAGACCGCCGAGGGCATGCAGGAGCTCTACGTGCACATGGCAGGCGCCGTCGAGGCGTTCGCGCTGCTGATCACCACGCCGGTCAGCGCCAGCGCGGAGGAGGCCGAGGACCGGCTGGTACGGGAGCTGGAGGCCAGCCGCGCCAGCCGGGACGTCATCGCCTTCCAGCTCCTGGACAAGGTGCGCGAACACCCCCGCCAGTGGCAGCTGCACGGCGCCCTGCTCGCCGAGGCCGACCGCCTGCTGGACGAACTGGACGTGGAGAAGCGCTCCCAGCGCCTGTGGGAGGAGCTGGACCGGCAGTCCCGCGAACAGCGCGAGAAGAACCCCGTACTGCGCCGCATCCGCCAGTTCCGCAGCCGGGAGCGCGCCCGCGAACGCGAGCAGGAGGAGGAGCGGGAGCTGGAGTGGGAGGAGGAGCACTGA
- a CDS encoding serine/threonine-protein kinase — MRPGRLIAGRYELSEPLGKGGMGQVWGALDTGLGGRSVAVKLAHSERMASLVRSADPEELRRRFARECRVTAQLDHPGLVTVYDAGQDGEELYLVMQRLDGSDLADHLAEHEPYPWQWAVAVAAQLCSALAAVHAVGIVHRDLKPGNVMVRPDGRVVILDLGIASVGAPDVTRLTRTGALVGTPVYMAPEQATGGSAVGPAADLYALGVVLYELLARRTPFEAPEAAGLLYKKLHEEPDALELLCPNVPAPLPGLVNRLLDRDPARRPADAHEVYAALAPLLPGPGERAPGPPLDPTRPFLAPAAPWPPRRSAVPGPGPQGDLNAVLEDIRRLLGAGRYAEVAALLGRALPAAVTTYGESSPIVRTLRKQYATVLVDTGRYAQALPELSALLRDLIGERGMHDPAVAQLLQDEAHCRHQLASPAGRIPY, encoded by the coding sequence GTGAGGCCCGGGCGGCTGATCGCGGGCCGGTACGAGCTGTCCGAGCCGCTCGGCAAGGGCGGCATGGGCCAGGTGTGGGGCGCGCTCGACACCGGGCTCGGCGGCCGCTCCGTCGCGGTCAAGCTGGCGCACTCCGAGCGGATGGCCTCCCTCGTGCGCAGTGCCGACCCGGAGGAGCTGCGGCGCCGCTTCGCGCGCGAGTGCCGGGTGACCGCGCAACTCGACCATCCGGGACTGGTGACGGTCTACGACGCGGGCCAGGACGGCGAGGAGCTGTATCTGGTGATGCAGCGGCTGGACGGCAGCGACCTGGCGGACCACCTGGCCGAGCACGAGCCGTACCCGTGGCAGTGGGCCGTCGCGGTCGCCGCGCAGCTGTGCTCCGCGCTCGCGGCCGTGCACGCCGTGGGGATCGTCCACCGCGACCTGAAGCCCGGCAACGTGATGGTCCGGCCGGACGGCCGCGTCGTCATCCTCGACCTGGGCATCGCCTCCGTCGGTGCCCCCGACGTCACCCGGCTGACGCGTACCGGCGCGCTGGTGGGGACCCCCGTCTACATGGCGCCCGAGCAGGCCACCGGCGGGTCGGCCGTCGGCCCGGCGGCCGACCTGTACGCGCTGGGCGTGGTGCTGTACGAACTTCTCGCCCGCCGCACCCCGTTCGAGGCGCCCGAGGCCGCCGGGCTGCTCTACAAGAAGCTGCACGAGGAGCCGGACGCGCTGGAGCTGCTGTGCCCCAACGTCCCCGCACCGCTGCCCGGGCTCGTGAACCGGCTGCTCGACCGCGATCCCGCGAGGCGGCCCGCCGACGCGCACGAGGTCTACGCGGCCCTCGCTCCGCTGCTGCCCGGTCCCGGAGAGCGCGCTCCCGGGCCGCCGCTCGATCCCACCCGGCCGTTCCTGGCCCCGGCGGCGCCATGGCCGCCGCGCCGGTCGGCGGTTCCGGGGCCCGGCCCCCAGGGGGATCTGAACGCGGTGCTGGAGGACATCCGCCGCCTGCTGGGCGCCGGCCGCTACGCGGAGGTCGCCGCGCTGCTGGGTCGCGCCCTTCCGGCAGCGGTCACCACCTACGGCGAGAGTTCGCCCATCGTCCGCACCCTGCGCAAGCAGTACGCCACCGTTCTGGTGGACACCGGGCGGTACGCCCAGGCGCTTCCCGAACTCTCCGCCCTGCTGCGCGATCTGATCGGCGAACGCGGCATGCACGACCCCGCGGTGGCCCAACTCCTGCAGGACGAGGCGCACTGCCGCCACCAACTGGCGTCCCCGGCGGGCCGCATCCCGTACTGA